The following proteins are encoded in a genomic region of Nicotiana sylvestris chromosome 4, ASM39365v2, whole genome shotgun sequence:
- the LOC104224888 gene encoding homeobox-leucine zipper protein ATHB-6-like, whose protein sequence is MKRFSFSDSSGKLLYPSEEKNTKNLAYSTDFQAMLDGLEDEDGIEENGCVTGKKRRLKVDQVQALEKIFEVDNKLDPERKVKIAQELGLQPRQVAIWFQNRRARWKTKQLERDYNILKANYEALQLNYTKVEQEKEGLINELKGLKEKIGEENSTAFQSPQEILELNPRNYEVNNKLYSDFVDSKDGSSDSDSSGVMNEENYNNTLNYQPLMPKVSSYNALDHLSLSSSTYTQLLDPRASSTSSMRGYNQQQQIGRMEEQNGFTTEDSCNIYSVDQAPNLYWYLSDHRN, encoded by the exons AGAAAAATACAAAGAATTTGGCGTATAGCACAGATTTTCAGGCAATGTTGGACGGATTGGAAGATGAAGATGGAATAGAAGAGAATGGATGTGTAACAGGGAAAAAAAGGAGGCTAAAAGTGGATCAAGTTCAAGCACTGGAAAAAATATTTGAAGTTGATAACAAGCTTGATCCTGAAAGGAAAGTGAAAATAGCACAAGAATTAGGGCTGCAACCAAGACAAGTAGCAATTTGGTTCCAAAATCGCCGTGCCCGTTGGAAAACTAAACAATTAGAAAGAGATTATAATATTCTCAAAGCCAATTATGAAGCTCTTCAGCTTAATTATACCAAAGTTGAACAAGAGAAAGAAGGCTTGATTAATGAG CTAAAAGGACTAAAAGAGAAGATTGGAGAAGAAAATTCAACTGCATTTCAAAGTCCACAAGAAATTCTTGAATTAAATCCCAGAAACTATGAAGTCAACAACAAGTTGTATTCAGATTTTGTGGATTCAAAAGATGGTTCATCAGATAGTGATTCAAGTGGAGTAATGAATGAAGAAAATTACAACAATACCCTCAATTATCAGCCATTAATGCCTAAAGTGTCATCTTATAATGCTTTGGATCACTTGTCATTATCTTCTTCAACTTACACTCAGttattggatccaagggcaagtTCTACATCATCAATGAGAGGTTATAATCAGCAGCAGCAAATTGGGAGAATGGAGGAGCAAAATGGTTTTACAACAGAGGATTCTTGTAATATTTACTCTGTTGATCAAGCACCAAACCTTTATTGGTACCTTAGTGACCACAGAAATTAG
- the LOC138890202 gene encoding uncharacterized protein: MAVDLDVEELLIMRDSNLIIGQAQVSSEYAIHDDLIHALPSELHHMSAPWPFVSWGMDVIGPIELKASNGHRFILVAIDYFTKWVEAVTFKTVYQESNGRLHAFQHYLSFDILENIIIDNAAKLNIHLMREVCEQFKIMHHYSTPYRPKANGVVEAANKYIEKILRKMIQGSRQWHEKLPFALLGHRTTMRTSIWGHALLLGLWH; encoded by the exons ATGGCAGTTGATCTGGATGTAGAGGAATTATTAATCATGAGGGATTCTAATTTAATCATTGGACAAGCCCAAG TTTCATCCGAATATGCCATACACGATGACTTAATTCATGCACTGCCTTCAGAGCTACATCatatgtcagcaccttggccatttgtttcttggggcatggatgttattggaccaatcgagctaaaagcttcaaatgggcacagattcatcttggttgccatcgattatttcacaaAGTGGGTCGAAGCAGTCACTTTCAAAACCGTCTACCAAGAAAGCAATGGTAGACTTCATGCATTCCAACATTATTTGTCGTTTGATATTCTTGAAAATATCATTATAGACAACGCTGCAAAACTGAACATCCACTTGATGAGGGAagtatgcgaacaatttaaaattatgCATCATTATTCTAcaccttatcggcccaaagctaatggcGTTGTTGAAGCTGCAAACAAGTATATTGAGAAGATCCTCAGGAAAATGATTCAaggttccagacaatggcatgaaaagttgccatttgcaCTATTGGGACATCGCACAACCATGCGCACATCAATTTGGGGCCATGCCCTTCTtcttggtttatggcactga